The genomic region ACAGGGCTCGAAGCCATAAAACCCATGTGGCCAAATTGGGACTGACATGTAGTGTGAGCTGGGGCAAGTGGGATGAAGGCCAGATCCAACACGCTGAGGCTCAACTCTGAGGGGGCAggcaagggcagggcagggcgatCTGCTGTTGCTCAAAGCTTCCTGTGATGCACAGGCTCCTTGGCAAAgggtcccctgttctttgcaacTCTTggctcagacctgacaaactcaccaCACCATGTTACTTTACTGAGAGTCCCATATCAATGGGGCTGCTATTGGAGTCAAGGTGTCAGAACTCAGTCCTACAGACAAGGCCCCGctatttttttcattgtttttatttaaaaaacagtaaaaCCAGAACATTTTAATTTGATAAATATGAAAACTGCTTAGTTCATTCCATGTAACTCATCCTATAGTTGCAAATCAGTTTGTAAAATTCAGACACTGACCTAAATTAGACCAGATGTGCTATTGCTTGCAAGTGATATTTATTATTGCAGTATTGCTCTAGCAGCATAAAATGCCAgatagtgcttaatttgtaattagAGAGgttccggggctcaagcaatttttttacattcataactgatgcagcaagcccagagatgctggggctatgaactgcttAGCCTAAGCACTGATTCCATTTCCTTAAAGTGTGGAAAACAGTCAGTTTTTTGCTTGAACCCGTTAACAAGGGGGAGGGATATACTTGTTTCCCAATTTCTTGAATAAGAAACAGCAGATAGATGTTTAGCAGGAAATGAGTAATGCAAACGATCTGGCTTTTTAGCAGAGGTGGAAGCATATACAGTAGGTTCCAGAATAGGTTTGTAAAAAATTAATTAGCAGTGAGCGGAGAATGAATGATGTAGTGTTTGTTCACTGTGGAGATCttgtttcatttaataaaaatgacTAAACTAGAGAGAACTGATGTAAACGCCTCTTAATAGCAAGTGTCTCTGCAGATACTGAACACTGCACCTTAAAGTGCGGACAGGCACATATTTAAGGttgaaagggccagattttcaacagtgggcttttgaaaagcacctaaaTAACTGAGGCGTCTACCgcgcattgatttcaatgggacataAGTGCCTAACCTGCTTCAGCACCTTTGAATGGGGGTGTCTAaagacttctgaaaatctgatccAAAGTTGTTAGGGGGCGTGTGAGTGTGGTGGCGGTGGTGGTGATGCTGTTTTTAGAATTTACAAATGCTAACACTAGAGATCTTTTCATGAagtaaaaagaggaaaaaacagcaaaaactgtTTTCATCCCACTCGCCCAAAAATTTCTCCTGCCAGGTTTGCAATCCAAATATTCCAGCATTGCGCCAGTGCTTCAGAACCAGACATCGAAAACTGCTGAGAAacagaagtgaaactgactagttgAATTGCTGAATGAATTTGTATAGATCAAGCACACAGCATAAACAGTGAAAaccgagggcttgtctacacttaaaacactgcagtggtgcagctacaccacttcagtgaagacactacttaCACTGACAGGAGGGGATCTCCCATGGGCATAGGTACTTAACCTTCCAGAGatgtggtagctaggttgacagaattctcccatcaactaGTGCTGTCTACAAGTGTGGTTAGGTTGGTTTAATTGTGGGTACgtttacactacccgccggatcagcaggtagtgattaatctatcggggatcgatttttatcgcatctagtgtagatgcgataaaatagatccccgattgctctgccatcgactccggaactccaccgtggcaagaggcagaagcggagtcaatgggggagtggcagcggtcGACTGGCTGCCATCTTCACGGCCAgataaatcgacctaagatacgatgacttcagctacgttatttgcgtagctaaagttgcgtatcttaggttgacaccccccccagtgtagacctagcctgtaTTGCTcagggtgtagatttttcacactcctcagCAACATAGTTACattgacctaatttcctagtgtagaccaggcctaaggctatATCTACCCTGCATCaggggtgtgactgcagcatgtgtagacataccagagCAAACTTTGAGCTCTGTATCTCAAGTAACAATAGCAGCAAAGCTTAGGCTAGTTGATCCCAGGATCCTGGGTGGGCTTGTACAGTCTGTGCTGTGTTGCTGTGGTTTCATTGCTATTGTTAGTCAAGATACCTAAGCAAGCCTTGATCTagctatgtctacacatgctgcagtcatgcttctgattgcagtgtagacctaccctaagtcaAACCTGTGGTGTTAGTAACCTAGGTAAGGAGAGAGTTTTTCACCTGAGTGcccctttaaatatttaaaaaacataatGTTCAAAAACTTAAGACTACAGTGACTGAATAAACCAAACCTAAATGACTGAGATAGGGAAGGAAGCACTGTTTGATCCTGGCTAAACAACAGTTCATAGGGCACAGCTAGTATCAGAGGTGCTTCAGTCAGACTGACAGCTGCATCCGAGACAACAGAGATCAAATTAAAGCTATTTGCTATCTCAGCATGTTTCCAACTAAGGTTTAGATAGAGGatctgatcctgcattccttgtgcacctTGGGCCTTATTCTTCTCACTCACTGCAACGTGCCTGCATAGATTGCCTAGGGAATTACTCCTGGTTTTCACCAGTGCCAGGGAGAAGACAACTGGTCTCCTAGAACTCTCACTGATGACAGGATCGGGCCCAGTGTGTTATAAAAACTGCATGTGGAAGGCTTAACACATTATATGAAATAGGGGCCCCCAGTGATTGATTTCAATCACCTTCCAGTATCACTAGACGAACAATCAACAATGAAAAAGTaataatgggccaaatcctgaagtctgtAACTTAGTCACAGCTCTCAGTGGAGCCAACAGGCATGTTGCCCGAGTGAAACCAGAGTAGTGAAGGGCTCAGGATACAGAATGACAGCCCACACCGAAATAGATGAACTGCTGTAACCAGCTGTCAACTGCTTATCAGCTGTTAATACAGTAACAAAAAACACACCTAAACAGAAGTATACAGAAAAAATATTCGGAAGTACAATTCCCTCCTATCTGTCAACATACCAAGAAAGTAATCTCTAGGCATTCTCTATAGGAGTGACAAAGAATAACATCAATGAATGGGGCTGTATGCAAGATATGAATATTAACTCACTCAAATCCTAAAATGGTGTAAAAGGGCACAGCCTCTTTGATGTTAATGGACAGATCAAGCTCTGGAAAAGTCAGTGCAGGTCCGATGGAGCTATGGTGAATTGTAccagcttttgttttgtttaaaatggcTGAAACCGTGGAGCTTGGCCGTACGCTTCCCACAGCAGTTTAACAGCAAAGCAGCAAGCATATGCTTTGCACAGGAGCTTTCACTATGAAGAACACATCCCTGGAGACCCATTTCCTGGTGTCTCTCTATAGTCCATACAGATGGCGGTGGGAGAGGGATTTCCTGTCTGGTGGTAGCTCCCTAGAGCTGTGAGCATCAGCATGAGGTTGCTAATGCTACAAGCCATCCAGAGGCAGCATTTCTAGCtctcactatttccaagtggtgtATCCAGGTCTCTATCACATTTTTAACACATAGTTTAAGCCGGTGCATTTACAGACAACTTCTTGAAATGCTCTTGGGGAAATGATAACTGGTATGAAGCCAATTAATTTTCAATTAGCATCTCTAAGACACAGACAGATTCTCAGGAGTAAATCCATCGATGCCAATGGCGTTAAACTGGTATGAGATCACAACCAGGTTTTTTCTCTCGTGGACACACGGAGGACATGGTTGTCAGTCTGTTCAGGGAAGGAGGTTGCATAATGGTTTTATACAAATATTCTTTTGTTTCTGCATAATATCAGACTAGGTACAGTATGATGTTTCCAAATGTTTTTGCTCAGATCTATGACAGGTTTGATAAAACTCTCTTATTTTTAATGACTTTGAGCAATATCTGTTTTTAAGCGTTTTTTCAatgtttatcaatttaaatttgtacagttgcaggaaattatggacTGGGGGGATCACACAATAACTGACAGACATTGAGATTAAAAAATGTAACCTTTAGAATcactaaaacacaaattgtcagcatcacatgtcaaaatatccTCAGAGCAAACTAAGTTCTCAggcaaagaaaaatgctgcttatcTATAAATGTCAAttactgatggaaatattttttcatcaaggGTTGTGTGTGCATGGTGAAACTGACATCTGCCAATACACATCTAATCATTCCAAGCCTACACCTCCTGTAGAGATATCTGCCTAGGCTTGTGCACTCCATATCCTGTTTGTTGCAGTAAATGGGACTTACAGGTATTGGCAAAAGTATAAAAGGGATAGGTCTCAGTGTGGGGACACTGTTCAgctgtgctgggggtgcaggtaaGTTAGGCAGCCCTGGTTGCTGGCAATCTTAGATGATGCAGAGATAAGGGCTTGGTATCCAGATGGTGGCGGTGGTGGTAGAGAGCCTTGTCATTATGGGCCACACTGACAAACTCTCATTGAATAGCATCACATTCCGTGAATAGCCCTATGGAAATAAATGGGAGTTACTTGAGTAGTAAGATTCACTGAATATGAAGGTAGCAGGATCTAGCTCTGTATAAGCACCTCCTAGGGTCAGAGTATGGAGAGACCTTAgggcaggttcagagaagggcatgTTTTTTAGCCCATGGTCACAGGGTGAGCTTCAGGATAACAGCAACAGTTGGAACTGGAGAACAAGTCCACTAAGCACCAGAGTCACTGCTCAGATGCTGGGAAGCAAGTTCAATACGTATGTGAAATTCACGCTGGAGTCCGGGGGCAGGAGAGAAGATGTAGTGGGTGGTTTTGCAGTTTAAGTGGGAGGCTCAAGGAAGGATTGACCTTTCCTGAGGCAGAGCCGTCCCTACTCAGAGAGGCGCTAAATGCCACACGGTGCCCTCTACTAAAAGACAcagcaaaaccaaacaaacagctTGCTCACCCCTCCCTTAGCTCCAAACACCAGGCCCTATGATTTCATCACATTCTGTTTTAAGAGAAATTGGAGGACATCATCTGACAGTCCCGGTGTTCGCTTTCCTTCTTCCAGTGCAACTTCTCCAGTAGCTGGTGCTGAGAAACAAGCTTTGCTGGAGTGGTTTGGAAAGACCTTACATCCATCTCTGTTCAAAACCATCTGGGCCATGTAGAGACTGCATAAGGAATATTTTCCTCCTTCCTTGTTTGCCAGGTCCTGAATTTTGAGAGAGAGCCATTCTGAAGCTGCATTGTATGTGGGATCCCCTCTGCCGGGCTGCTGCTGACAACATGTTTCATAGAAGCTGTCTAGAGACTTTCTAATGCTGATGTCTTCTGTGCCCTCTTGCTCATATGTCCAAGAGAATGGAATCCCACTAGGTTCAGCAGGTTGAAATGGCTCTGCAGGTGGACGATGTCTAGGATTTGCTTCCTCACAGTGTCCATGCCAAACGCTCATGCTAGCTGCATGCTGAGCTTCTTCAGGATCTGGGCTACTAGCACCTGCAAGCAGAGAAACATTGCAATATGTTAGACCTTCAGGAAACAGAGAAACTAGCCACAGGCTGCAGCTGATTAATAGAATTGTCCTTGTGGCCTCTGATTCAAAGACTCTCTGATTCACTGTTGTCAGCTAGCGATCTCAGAGCAAGGACTCCCTAAGGCATGGCCCTATAGATCCTAAAATGGAATAGGTGCATACATCCCTGGGGGCAGGAAAGCGTTAAACACTGACCAGGCCTCCACAACAGGCTGACTGAGCAGGTTCCTCAGGAGATGTGCTAAATTAGAACTCACAGGTGTCCTGGCCTCCCCCCGTCTCCAGCTGGCCCAGTCCACTTTATGGTCTGTGCTGGCTGGATCTTGCCCCCTAAGACTCCTACAAAGGTGAGGGTTGCAGGTAACTTGTGGACTTTCTGCTGCCAATGGCCATAGCCAGGActgcctccccccagtgcctcctgcctgccgctgAACAGCTAATCCTCCTCGGGTGggcagcactggtggggggatgggaggagctcACTGGCGGGGCccactgtttcccctcccctcccccaccaggtgctccagccccggagcacccatggagtcggtgcctatgcctaGGCATCTTCATGGCCTAATCTTCTCCACAGCTCACTTTGTTTTTACTACCCCTTTCTGTTGTCAGCTTTAAAACCGTGTTCCTCATCTTACCGTTCCCGCTTCGTGTAAAGagtcctcttccccagccttctACCAGCACCTTATCAGAGTGTCTTACTACGGGATTAGGTGGTGTGTAGGGTTACCATGCTCCTCCATCCCGAGCCCCATTTTTCCTGCTCGCTCAAACTAAATTCTCCCACACTGCCTTCATGTGTGACTTTTAAATTGCTTAAGCTCTTGATTCAGTCTAGCCTAGCTCTTGTCCCACTTCCTTACTGATCAACATTCCTGATGTCATTCAGTTACACAGATCCACTCctcctcccactgaaatcaataggagtgaTCTGCAACCAGGCACCTATTTATTACTAATGCAGTGTTGACAGTGTTACAGGCACTCTGCAGTTCATGTGTGAAAACAGGAGAGTTTACAACAGGGCAAATACATCTCACAGCCTAAATAGCCTTAACAGATAGATGCAGACAACAggctcctctactgacacctctaACTGCATTCTCCCCTCCATCCATTCCTTTAAGCTAAATGGCAGAACACCTAAGGCCCTGAAAGGAAGGAATTTCTAAGGGCTGGcctaggtcagctgacttgggctcacagggcttgggtgCTGGGACCAAagaattgctgtgtagatgtttgggctcaggctggagcctgagccctaGGACCCCGTGAGCCTGAATGTCGACACAGCAATTTTTTAGCCCTGCAAGGCCAAGCCCCACTAGTACGGGCCGGTCAcgggtcttttatccctgtgtagacattaGCCTAAGGGCTCCTTTCTGTTCTTCACTCAGAGGTGGTGCCAGTGGCTTCAGATCACATGAGCAGAAAGTCAGCAAATAGCTGGGCCTTTTATAATTCATTGGCATGTGAAGTGGTGCACAGCCCTTCATTTAAATGAGCAATCTTGTTCAAAGGGAACGTCAGCTCTAACCACAAAGAGCTTTCTTAATATGGGGACACAAAGCGCTGTATCCCCAGTTTGTGTTCAGAGATGCCTTAAAATTAAGGTGGCAGAGTAGCTATACTGTATATTGTTTCAAGAGTGCTTCCTCCCCTTACTTTCCACCTTTTGATCTTTCCTTTCAAATTGACTTCACCCTCAATTCTGAGATGAAATAACTTAGCCTTGTCCTGCACAAAGACATTTCTAATACAGTACAAAGAGAAGCTTATGTGGCTTCC from Mauremys mutica isolate MM-2020 ecotype Southern chromosome 3, ASM2049712v1, whole genome shotgun sequence harbors:
- the SHLD1 gene encoding shieldin complex subunit 1 isoform X2 is translated as MHFQFRSCSSQFFCFSCAAADRRPRRESCVTDVHKHWQPVHFWTLLKGLLSRQRSIHSGAMEGDETASSHPSEDSSVLDLPSAYDITSFLPEHSTGTSDEPCSSVDTFASSACLGASSPDPEEAQHAASMSVWHGHCEEANPRHRPPAEPFQPAEPSGIPFSWTYEQEGTEDISIRKSLDSFYETCCQQQPGRGDPTYNAASEWLSLKIQDLANKEGGKYSLCSLYMAQMVLNRDGCKVFPNHSSKACFSAPATGEVALEEGKRTPGLSDDVLQFLLKQNVMKS
- the SHLD1 gene encoding shieldin complex subunit 1 isoform X1; this encodes MHFQFRSCSSQFFCFSCKAAADRRPRRESCVTDVHKHWQPVHFWTLLKGLLSRQRSIHSGAMEGDETASSHPSEDSSVLDLPSAYDITSFLPEHSTGTSDEPCSSVDTFASSACLGASSPDPEEAQHAASMSVWHGHCEEANPRHRPPAEPFQPAEPSGIPFSWTYEQEGTEDISIRKSLDSFYETCCQQQPGRGDPTYNAASEWLSLKIQDLANKEGGKYSLCSLYMAQMVLNRDGCKVFPNHSSKACFSAPATGEVALEEGKRTPGLSDDVLQFLLKQNVMKS